One region of Dysidea avara chromosome 1, odDysAvar1.4, whole genome shotgun sequence genomic DNA includes:
- the LOC136244478 gene encoding probable outer membrane protein pmp6: MIISFKTQSTILFAGNTATWHGAAIYSKQFSGVSFEKESTITFNRNYAGWNGGAICSTDYSNISFYRNSVLLFSKNSAGSGGSLYSVRNSIVIFEENSTITFTDNKAISGGGAIFSRLNSTILFNRHSTILFAENDVSWHGAAIYSTHQSSISFGKESVITFTRNNAGWHGAAIYSNHNSKSLFDKGSTVTFTNNTAGWHGGALYSHDFSRISFKTQCTVLFTGNTVGWRGGAIHSDDNSVILFDKECTVTFTNNEANWYGGAIYSNVNSSILFKRRCVVTLANNDGGWHGGTIYSSGISTIVFDSDTITTFVNNDASYGGAIYSIDNSRIIFKKRAIVTFSGNKAGREGGAIYSKHKCAIKFAESSTGIFTTNTAGSSGGAIYSVKSSSVSLTRCTIIFSSNNGSNGGAIYSHANSVISANKYATVVFTNNNARGNGGAVYSSDNASIMFTGYSKVTFTANNDPSKDGPMYSDDSSVISFDEHSEAILNY, translated from the exons ATGAT CATCTCATTCAAGACACAATCAACAATCCTTTTTGCTGGAAACACTGCTACTTGGCATGGTGCAGCAATATATTCTAAGCAATTTTCTGGTGTTTCTTTTGAAAAAGAATCCACAATAACATTTAACAGAAACTATGCTGGATGGAATGGTGGAGCTATTTGTTCTACTGACTACTCTAATATCTCGTTTTATAGAAACTCTGTTTTGCTGTTTTCTAAGAATAGTGCAGGTTCAGGAGGCTCTTTATATTCAGTTCGCAATTCTATTGTCATATTTGAAGAGAATTCCACTATAACTTTCACAGACAATAAAGCAATTAGCGGTGGTGGTGCAATATTTTCACGGCTCAATTCCACTATCTTATTCAACAGACATTCCACGATCCTCTTTGCAGAAAACGATGTTTCTTGGCATGGTGCAGCAATATATTCTACTCATCAATCTAGTATCTCTTTTGGAAAAGAATCTGTGATAACATTTACTAGAAACAATGCAGGATGGCATGGAGCAGCAATATATTCTAACCACAATTCCAAGTCCTTATTTGATAAAGGATCTACAGTAACATTTACTAATAATACTGCTGGATGGCATGGTGGAGCTTTATATTCCCATGACTTTTCTAGAATCTCCTTTAAAACACAATGTACTGTTTTGTTCACTGGAAATACAGTAGGATGGCGTGGTGGTGCCATACACTCTGATGATAATTCTGTCATTTTGTTTGACAAAGAATGTACGGTGACATTTACTAACAATGAAGCTAATTGGTATGGAGGAGCTATATATTCCAATGTAAATTCCAGCATTTTGTTTAAAAGACGATGTGTGGTGACATTGGCCAATAATGATGGAGGGTGGCATGGTGGTACTATATATTCTAGTGGCATCTCCACCATTGTGTTTGACAGTGACACTATTACAACATTTGTTAACAATGATGCCAGTTACGGTGGGGCAATATACTCTATTGACAATTCTCGCATCATATTCAAAAAACGAGCCATTGTTACATTCAGTGGCAATAAAGCTGGACGTGAAGGTGGAGCTATATATTCTAAACACAAATGCGCAATCAAATTTGCTGAATCATCTACAGGAATCTTTACCACTAACACAGCTGGTTCTAGTGGCGGAGCTatatattctgtaaagagttctaGTGTTTCACTGACGCGGTGCACAATAATATTTTCCAGCAATAATGGTAGTAATGGTGGAGCCATATATTCTCATGCCAACTCTGTTATCTCAGCCAATAAGTATGCTACTGTAGTATTTACTAATAACAATGCCAGAGGGAACGGTGGAGCCGTGTATTCATCTGACAATGCTAGTATTATGTTTACAGGTTATTCCAAAGTTACATTCACCGCCAACAATGACCCAAGCAAAGATGGACCTATGTATTCTGATGATAGCTCTGTTATTTCTTTTGACGAACATTCTGAAGCAATATTAAACTACTAG